In a single window of the Bactrocera dorsalis isolate Fly_Bdor chromosome 2, ASM2337382v1, whole genome shotgun sequence genome:
- the LOC105231888 gene encoding peroxisomal membrane protein 11C, with amino-acid sequence MSTTKFVNEFCEIIDTYGGRDKVMKALCYSAKLVAGYHAKRNPELAKRYAITSSRISGARATLRLIDDIPMIQYALEYGLGEGEPDRLMAVLGVTANIVDLLYYPIEKICWLSEHNILDVKNADAWDVLNSTFWVLSVYLNLMRTMRNYALNQQKVDAANVANSSVDEKLLKKHRLELLSVLRLSLDFTHAVSTLPKGYLWGGKLSTFQVGAIGTLSAAIGIYQLFAKRRLNK; translated from the exons ATGTCGACGACGAAGTTTGTAAAtgaattttgtgaaattatcgACACTTACGGCGGTCGAGATAAG GTGATGAAAGCACTTTGCTACAGCGCCAAACTTGTTGCCGGCTATCATGCCAAACGCAATCCGGAGTTAGCCAAACGTTATGCCATCACCAGCTCACGTATTTCAGGCGCTCGTGCCACTCTCCGTCTCATCGATGACATACCCATGATCCAATACGCCTTGGAGTACGGCTTAGGCGAAGGTGAACCAGACCGTCTAATGGCAGTGCTGGGCGTCACAGCGAATATTGTGGACTTACTTTATTACCCAATTGAAAAGATTTGTTGGCTGTCGGAACACAATATACTCGATGTAAAAAACGCTGATGCTTGGGACGTGCTTAACTCAACGTTTTGGGTACTTTCCGTCTACTTGAATTTAATGAG AACCATGCGCAATTACGCATTGAATCAACAAAAGGTGGACGCGGCAAACGTTGCTAA CTCTAGTGTGGatgaaaaattacttaaaaagcATCGCCTGGAATTGCTCTCTGTTCTACGGCTCTCACTCGACTTCACCCATGCCGTCAGCACTCTGCCTAAAGGCTACCTTTGGGGCGGAAAGCTGTCTACATTTCAAGTGGGCGCGATCGGCACACTCTCGGCGGCTATTGGCATTTACCAGCTGTTTGCCAAACGacgtttaaataaataa
- the LOC105231886 gene encoding transcription elongation factor B polypeptide 3 yields the protein MSSTSILGVIQHYQRSIEHSQDDEGRLLHCINKLYKLPVKVEHLQETGVGKTVNSLRKYNGEIGIAAKALVTKWKAMVAAEEEPAEVSNCQGNDDDDDMNNANGHGSSDDDRHNHSRKTSPQEHTHSNTLSENTPKERQNKHRDKGNSEHKSKSHNETHKHEISTTKRKRDVEQEQKEVSAVKKSKHEDRRNEGKNRENDRHKLSDEKSTRHHEHGEKHSSNRDTKTTSSSTTHHKNGGDSKEKRESLKGAKLNEHTSSSRRETNSSSEKTSKQDENEKHRSSKDKDRHERSKESKNDKGKSSSKDTSHRDKHHNSSTSHSSNVSSKPSTSATEQVATSSSSHAKGESRNNSRKRQLDSDSNDSTPTKTKGPKTPKATKQKAPIHNDNEEEVDADDGIDSSMGANFADVLGMLNMPTKKAKKSLNTSKSPTASTSSKSTSNDKPSGSSSSSKNARSEYIPTPISSASTSAKPVDKKPDLLSASAKLAPLDPSIALELPTISANYKPLPHNKTVMDCIYRNSGAVLPTPKPVRTLTDAEALSHGISSKTMRTKIYSGVKTGQVLQVPSLFDLCIRVLQKNIDGLEYTGGVPFDVLRPVLDRATPQQLLTFEEYNPYLMEDSDCLWQIHVQRNYRSKKRLEMESWREMYLRCEEEKEQKLNSLTATIKQSQKIIAAPVRKTQLAFVDLMVKPPRSVMRKQEQFGTKAKLVATPAARVAALSNVTPNAGKVGDTRLRVAATVRDAAQVSHAPMRAKKAPLMAKTLQFMRGRHKR from the exons ATGTCTTCTACATCTATATTAGGTGTTATTCAACATTATCAAAGAAGCATCGAGCATTCCCAGGACGATGAGGGCAGA CTTTTACACTGTATCAACAAGTTGTATAAATTACCTGTTAAAGTGGAACATTTACAAGAGACCGGAGTTGGCAAAACAGTAAATTCACTGCGCAAATATAATGGCGAAATTGGTATTGCTGCAAAAGCTTTGGTTACCAAATGGAAAGCTATGGTTGCAGCTGAAGAAGAGCCAGCGGAGGTCAGTAACTGTCAAGGcaatgacgatgatgatgatatgAATAATGCCAATGGGCATGGGTCAAGTGATGATGACCGTCACAATCACTCAAGAAAGACTTCTCCACAAGAACATACTCATTCAAATACGTTAAGTGAAAATACACCAAAAGAACGCCAAAATAAGCACAGAGACAAAGGCAATTCGGAGCATAAATCGAAATCACATAATGAAACACACAAACATGAAATTTCAACGACGAAACGTAAGCGGGATGTGGAGCAAGAACAAAAAGAAGTATCCGCCGTAAAGAAATCCAAACATGAAGATCGCCGAAATGAGGGAAAGAATCGCGAAAATGATAGACATAAATTATCAGATGAGAAATCGACGCGACATCACGAACATGGTGAGAAACACAGCTCAAACAGGGATACTAAAACTACCTCTTCTTCGACAACACATCACAAAAATGGTGGTGACTctaaagaaaaaagagaaagccTTAAGGGTGCAAAGTTGAATGAACATACAAGTTCGTCGAGACGGGAAACAAATTCTTCGTCAGAGAAAACAAGCAAACAGGATGAAAACGAAAAGCATAGATCGTCGAAGGACAAAGATAGGCATGAACGATCAAAGGAG AGCAAAAATGATAAAGGTAAATCTTCATCAAAAGACACATCACATCGCGACAAGCACCACAACTCATCCACATCACATTCATCTAATGTCAGCAGCAAGCCTTCCACATCGGCAACCGAACAAGTTGCTACCTCATCATCATCGCATGCCAAAGGTGAGAGCAGAAATAATAGCAGAAAACGTCAACTAGACAGTGATTCGAACGATTCAACGCCAACAAAAACCAAGGGGCCGAAGACACCAAaagctacaaaacaaaaagccCCTATTCATAACGACAATGAGGAGGAAGTTGATGCGGATGATGGTATTGATTCGTCGATGGGCGCGAATTTCGCCGATGTTCTGGGCATGCTTAACATGCCAACAAAGAAAGCGAAAAAATCGCTAAATACAAGCAAATCGCCCACAGCCAGTACTTCTAGCAAGAGTACGTCGAATGATAAGCCGAGCGGTAGCAGTAGTTCAAGTAAAAATGCTAGAAGTGAATACATACCAACCCCAATAAGCTCAGCCAGCACTTCAGCAAAACCTGTAGATAaa AAACCAGATTTATTGTCGGCGTCGGCGAAATTGGCGCCACTTGATCCGAGCATTGCGCTTGAACTACCAACGATTTCAGCCAATTATAAACCGCTTCCACACAATAAGACTGTAATGGATTGTATTTACCGTAATAGCGGCGCGGTATTGCCCACTCCTAAACCCGTGCGTACACTCACTGATGCAGAGGCACTGAGTCATGGTATCTCATCGAAAACAATGCG TACGAAAATATACTCTGGTGTCAAGACAGGTCAAGTCTTACAAGTACCATCACTATTTGATCTATGCATACGCGTATTGCAGAAGAATATCGATG GTCTAGAATACACTGGCGGTGTACCGTTTGATGTGCTGCGTCCTGTTTTGGACCGTGCCACACCGCAACAGTTACTCACATTCGAAGAATATAATCCATATTTGATGGAAGACAGCGATTGCTTGTGGCAGATACATGTGCAACGCAATTATCGTTCCAAAAAGCGCTTAGAAATGGAGTCATGGCGTGAAATGTATTTG CGTTGCGAGGAGGAAAAGGAACAAAAGTTGAATAGCCTCACGGCGACTATCAAGCAATCGCAGAAAATAATTGCTGCACCCGTTCGTAAAACGCAATTGGCGTTTGTTGATTTGATGGTGAAGCCGCCGCGTAGTGTGATGCGTAAGCAGGAACAATTTGGCACGAAGGCAAAACTGGTTGCCACACCAGCGGCACGCGTCGCAGCACTATCCAACGTCACACCCAATGCGGGCAAAGTGGGTGATACGCGTCTACGCGTAGCGGCTACCGTACGCGACGCGGCACAAGTTT CTCATGCGCCGATGCGCGCAAAGAAGGCACCACTCATGGCGAAAACATTGCAGTTCATGCGTGGCCGTCACAAGCGTTAg